The following proteins come from a genomic window of Limosilactobacillus reuteri:
- a CDS encoding CrcB family protein: MNIKTIMSVAIGGFLGGITRYELSALLGGDGILYANLLGSFLLAFITYYFIERGLLAAWLNAGIGTGFIGAFTTFSSLATTIVKLESQGIIASIGYFLVSSLGGLALALLGFMLARKYGGPQQDD, encoded by the coding sequence ATGAATATAAAAACAATAATGAGCGTCGCGATTGGCGGCTTCCTCGGTGGAATTACCCGTTATGAACTTAGTGCCCTATTAGGCGGCGATGGGATTTTATATGCCAACCTTCTTGGTTCATTTTTGCTAGCCTTTATAACTTATTATTTTATTGAACGGGGGCTATTAGCAGCATGGTTAAATGCCGGGATAGGAACTGGTTTTATTGGCGCTTTTACGACATTTTCAAGTTTAGCTACAACTATTGTTAAGCTTGAGAGCCAAGGTATAATTGCTAGCATCGGTTATTTTCTTGTGAGCTCTCTTGGCGGCTTGGCTTTGGCACTGCTCGGTTTTATGTTGGCACGAAAATACGGAGGACCGCAGCAAGATGATTAA
- a CDS encoding YdcF family protein — MLKNLPVQSVSWLSALVVATIDVLSTFNLILFCVFSCCTRLRKCPATVQDFLVLGAAVKHGQVPPVLATRLDKAINCWKTHQSAKIIVSGGIVQKAKESEAEVMAAYLIAHGIPARKIIRENKALNTWQNLAFASQLIKPQEMVVVVTSDFHVLRARAYARKMGLNWSFISSKTPWRYCPLTFIRDYLGIIRDHWWVFCGSTLLLLLVEFILK; from the coding sequence TTGCTTAAAAATTTACCGGTTCAATCAGTAAGTTGGCTAAGTGCATTAGTAGTAGCAACTATTGACGTTTTAAGTACGTTTAACTTAATTTTATTTTGTGTTTTCAGTTGTTGTACCCGTCTGCGAAAATGTCCTGCTACGGTTCAGGACTTTCTGGTTTTAGGGGCAGCTGTTAAACATGGCCAAGTCCCGCCAGTGTTAGCTACTCGCCTTGATAAAGCCATCAATTGTTGGAAAACTCATCAATCTGCAAAAATTATTGTTTCTGGGGGAATAGTACAGAAAGCAAAAGAATCTGAAGCAGAAGTCATGGCTGCTTACTTAATTGCTCACGGAATCCCAGCAAGAAAAATAATTCGCGAAAACAAGGCACTTAATACATGGCAAAATTTAGCCTTCGCTAGTCAACTTATTAAGCCACAAGAGATGGTTGTAGTAGTAACTAGTGATTTTCATGTTCTTCGTGCGAGAGCTTATGCAAGGAAGATGGGGTTAAACTGGTCATTCATTAGTAGCAAGACGCCTTGGCGATACTGTCCATTAACTTTTATTCGGGACTATCTTGGGATTATCCGTGACCATTGGTGGGTATTTTGCGGGAGCACACTCCTTTTACTTTTAGTTGAATTTATTTTGAAATGA
- a CDS encoding VOC family protein, with product MKMRRIDHVVLTVTDLEQSMRFYHEVFDMPVIKEQSNDDLITMRCGHQLIRLQKIDRPTTLKAANPTIGSADLCLVAGDSIDDIVHHLNSYYIDIIAGPIVKQGAEGEMTSLYVYDPDNNLIEIAVYKNK from the coding sequence ATGAAAATGCGACGAATTGATCACGTTGTTTTAACTGTAACTGATTTAGAGCAATCAATGCGTTTTTATCACGAAGTATTTGATATGCCGGTAATTAAAGAACAAAGTAATGATGACTTAATTACAATGCGGTGTGGGCATCAGTTAATCCGTTTACAAAAAATTGACCGACCAACTACGCTAAAGGCAGCTAATCCGACAATTGGTTCTGCTGACTTATGTTTAGTTGCCGGAGACAGTATTGACGATATTGTTCACCATCTTAATAGTTATTATATTGATATAATTGCTGGACCAATTGTAAAACAGGGGGCAGAAGGCGAAATGACCTCGCTTTACGTTTATGATCCAGATAATAATCTGATTGAAATTGCAGTATATAAGAATAAATAA
- a CDS encoding CrcB family protein, producing MINVGLGAAIGAVIRYIITTWWKKLRIDWPLATLFINITGSFLLGILTKNFASNSSLMLLFGIGLLGGYTTFSTFNVELISMMDEKRWGMFAVYFGLSYLGGVIAAICGIMI from the coding sequence ATGATTAATGTAGGGCTTGGAGCAGCAATTGGGGCCGTGATCCGTTATATCATCACAACCTGGTGGAAAAAGTTAAGAATTGATTGGCCCCTAGCAACTCTGTTTATTAATATTACCGGTAGTTTTTTATTAGGCATTCTTACCAAAAATTTTGCTAGTAATTCCTCGCTCATGCTATTATTCGGGATTGGCCTATTAGGAGGTTACACTACTTTTTCGACTTTTAATGTTGAGCTAATTTCAATGATGGATGAAAAGCGATGGGGAATGTTCGCTGTTTATTTCGGCTTAAGTTATCTTGGTGGAGTTATTGCCGCCATCTGTGGAATAATGATATGA
- a CDS encoding AarF/UbiB family protein, giving the protein MLVPKVYMKYCAPKILVNEAMEGKSIRYRFKQPNDNDQEATTVNHEIATTLVNNFLKQVFVDHYFHADPHPGNILIHELRPDKSAKQYATTKHHEKTIYNTTISYDQQEALPNYRIIYLDFGMMGRLSPAMANSIANIVITINTKDTRKIGKAVLNVCNRTGEVDENAFYKELGAFIQPYFSTGLGNIDFVKMLYQIVQLCKENHLQMRGEVTMLIKAFGTLESSVAKLDPEISMLEVAQSFGRRYLKRNFNWRSAVDNNLINLFLASKAIGKMPERINELIDTFVSGDAKVDLQYKNEQRVLKQIERLMNRFMIAIILAAVILGSSLLVQGTPADSHIYRLGVSGYIIAIVIIILLIVTEIIHRWRNWRRKR; this is encoded by the coding sequence TTAAGCAGCCGAATGATAATGATCAAGAGGCAACGACCGTTAATCATGAAATTGCTACTACGCTCGTTAATAACTTTTTAAAACAAGTTTTTGTTGATCATTACTTTCATGCGGATCCGCATCCAGGAAATATATTAATTCACGAATTACGCCCGGATAAGTCAGCAAAGCAATACGCAACGACCAAACACCATGAAAAGACCATTTATAATACAACCATTAGTTATGATCAGCAGGAGGCATTACCAAATTACCGGATCATCTACCTTGATTTTGGAATGATGGGAAGGTTAAGTCCAGCGATGGCCAATAGTATTGCGAATATCGTGATTACTATCAACACAAAGGATACGCGAAAAATTGGAAAAGCAGTTTTAAACGTTTGTAATCGGACTGGGGAAGTTGACGAGAATGCATTTTATAAAGAGCTTGGCGCCTTTATTCAACCCTATTTTTCAACTGGCCTTGGCAATATTGATTTCGTGAAAATGCTGTACCAAATTGTCCAATTATGTAAGGAAAACCACCTTCAAATGCGGGGAGAGGTAACAATGCTGATTAAGGCATTTGGGACTCTTGAAAGTTCGGTTGCTAAACTTGATCCTGAAATATCAATGCTTGAAGTTGCTCAATCATTTGGACGGCGTTATTTAAAACGAAATTTTAATTGGCGTTCTGCTGTTGATAATAACCTCATCAATCTTTTCCTTGCTAGCAAAGCAATAGGGAAGATGCCGGAAAGAATTAATGAGTTAATCGATACATTTGTCAGCGGGGATGCAAAGGTTGACTTACAGTATAAAAATGAGCAACGAGTGCTAAAGCAGATAGAACGGTTAATGAACCGCTTTATGATTGCAATTATTTTGGCAGCAGTAATCTTAGGATCATCATTATTAGTCCAGGGAACACCAGCTGATTCGCATATCTATCGTTTAGGGGTATCTGGCTATATTATTGCAATCGTAATTATTATTCTTTTAATTGTTACGGAGATTATCCATCGATGGCGAAATTGGCGAAGGAAACGATGA